A portion of the Acanthopagrus latus isolate v.2019 chromosome 21, fAcaLat1.1, whole genome shotgun sequence genome contains these proteins:
- the LOC119011345 gene encoding acyl-coenzyme A thioesterase 1-like, producing MSSQVRLRVLPSTRCLFDEPIQVKVAGLRSRQVVTMRATSKDEKGVVFSSSATYKADDNGEVHLDRDPSVRGSYVGVEAMGLLWSMMADRPHIKFRQLSSLNPHVVKFSVHEEEGEGKMLGEVTNERCLIGDGVCRIPVKEGNIRGALFTPPGEGPFPAVLDLWTFGGGLSEKRASLLASRGFVVLTIALYGHDDMPSHIKVVHLDYFEEAIEFLKKQDKVGSNGVGVISLSKSGDLALSVASYLPGVEATVWINGCCSNTAFPLYYKGSQIHSALMYDRSKSILTETGALVVKNGIDNPLAEENEGSLIPIERAKGRFLFVASEDDLNWDSKSYMEVLVERLKRYGKDNYESVSYPRAGHYLEPPYGPYCPSCVHGLVGKPVLWGGEPRSHAVAEVHAWTKIQEFFRTHLRWDATQTNAKL from the exons ATGTCCTCCCAAGTCAGACTGAGGGTGCTGCCGAGCACCAGGTGCTTGTTTGATGAGCCCATTCAGGTGAAGGTGGCCGGGCTGAGGTCGAGGCAGGTGGTCACCATGAGAGCCACCTCGAAAGACGAGAAGGGCGTGGTGTTCAGCTCCTCGGCCACTTACAAGGCTGACGATAACGGGGAGGTTCATCTGGACAGAGACCCCTCAGTCAGGGGGAGCTATGTCGGGGTTGAAGCCATGGGTCTGCTGTGGTCCATGATGGCAGACAGACCGCACATAAAGTTTAGACAGCTGAGTTCACTAAATCCCCACGTGGTGAAGTTCTCTGTGcacgaggaggagggagagggcaaGATGCTGGGAGAGGTGACCAATGAGAGGTGTCTTATTGGCGATGGAGTCTGCCGGATCCCTGTGAAAGAGGGAAATATCCGAGGAGCCCTGTTTACTCCCCCAG GGGAAGGTCCTTTCCCGGCTGTGCTGGATCTGTGGACTTTTGGTGGGGGTTTGTCAGAGAAAAGGGCCTCTCTGCTGGCCAGTCGTGGATTTGTGGTTCTGACTATAGCGCTGTACGGCCATGATGACATGCCGAGTCACATCAAAGTGGTCCATCTGGATTATTTTGAGGAAGCGatagagtttttaaaaaaacaagataag GTGGGCAGCAACGGAGTTGGGGTAATATCCCTTTCAAAGAGTGGAGATCTTGCTCTGTCAGTGGCCTCTTACCTGCCAGGTGTTGAGGCCACCGTGTGGATCAATGGCTGCTGTTCCAATACAGCTTTCCCTCTCTACTATAAGGGAAGCCAGATCCACTCTGCATTAATGTATGACAGGAGCAAGTCGATTCTCACGGAGACTGGAGCCCTGGTTGTCAAGAATGGCATTGACAATCCTCTTGCGGAGGAGAACGAGGGCAGCTTGATCCCCATCGAACGAGCCAAGGGACGTTTCCTCTTCGTGGCTTCAGAGGACGACCTCAACTGGGACAGTAAGAGTTACATGGAAGTGTTGGTGGAGAGACTGAAGCGTTATGGGAAGGACAACTATGAGAGCGTGTCTTACCCTCGAGCAGGACATTACCTGGAGCCACCATATGGGCCCTACTGCCCCTCCTGTGTTCATGGGCTTGTGGGTAAACCAGTCCTGTGGGGGGGTGAGCCCAGATCCCACGCAGTAGCTGAGGTGCACGCGTGGACGAAGATCCAGGAGTTTTTCAGAACACACCTGAGATGGGATGCTACACAGACTAACGCTAAGTTATAG
- the LOC119011346 gene encoding uncharacterized protein LOC119011346 → MVGLQHAVWTRLLQVRCGLTGRHVHRVDRKVPRLPWFVSRCIIHCRLCSHLNPCSRPSVTDKRTLSRKKQSSTESRESPADRRLSSRKDGAAYGEEGYPHRGPAHQTTGRPPQGPSTSLPQQLPKKVRSLLS, encoded by the exons ATGGTCGGACTCCAGCATGCTGTTTGGACCAGGCTCCTCCAGGTGAGATGTGGGCTGACGGGCCGCCATGTTCACCGAGTGGACCGAAAAGTTCCACGGTTGCCATGGTTCGTCTCCAGGTGCATCATCCACTGCAGATTGTGTTCGCATCTCAACCCTTGTTCAAGACCCAGTGTCACTGACAAGAGGACTTTGTCaagaaaaaa ACAGTCatcaacagagagcagagaaagcCCTGCAGACAGACGCTTGTCCTCCAGAAAAG ATGGCGCAGCGTACGGTGAGGAAGGCTATCCTCATCGAGGCCCTGCCCATCAGACCACAGGACGTCCGCCTCAGGGTCCCAGCACCAGCCTCCCGCAGCAGCTGCCCAAAAAGGTCAGATCGCTCCTCTCGTAG